From Numida meleagris isolate 19003 breed g44 Domestic line chromosome 4, NumMel1.0, whole genome shotgun sequence, the proteins below share one genomic window:
- the LOC110398611 gene encoding skin secretory protein xP2-like isoform X2, translating to MLRSAAALPPLPAAAAVASPVSGAGVAGLPPSLPSPAAGALGLPGPAPRCSPGSGGRKPASGPGPGPGAAPQRIPGRGRQPAPPPAAPRGAAAPPPRPAGLGTAAEHRRQPPASGWRCPALGREKAAFACARSGAGRLAQGVLAGQGKAQSNEKVFTRP from the coding sequence ATGCTCCGCTCCGCCGCCGCGCTGCCTCCTCtcccggccgccgccgccgtcgCTTCCCCCGTGAGCGGGGCCGGGGTCGCGgggctccctccctcccttccttcccctgccGCCGGGGCTCTCGGCCTGCCGGGGCCGGCTCCCAGGTGCTCGCCCGGCTCGGGCGGCAGGAAGCCCGCGtccggccccggccccggccccggcgccGCACCTCAGCGCATCCCCGGCCGCGGCAGGCAGCCGGCTCCACCTCCCGCAGCGCCCCGGGGGGCTGCcgcgcccccgccccgcccggctGGGCTCGGCACGGCCGCGGAACACCGGCGGCAGCCCCCGGCCTCGGGCTGGCGATGCCCGGcgctggggagggagaaggcGGCGTTTGCGTGCGCCCGGAGTGGTGCGGGACGGCTGGCCCAGGGGGTCCTCGCGGGGCAGGGAAAAGcgcaaagcaatgaaaaa